The Rhodocytophaga rosea genome has a segment encoding these proteins:
- a CDS encoding porin family protein, which produces MKKIVLLTALVFTLGFAANAQSYIIPKGGVVFSNYKNTGSGIEGRTGFVGGLGLSIPVTSDNFFTIQPELLYIQKGAKFATNLATTRVGDTYINYFELPVLAKINFGGESFKLYVNGGPSVSYALFGKTNNTDIEFGDGADVSFNNRIDLGLQFGGGIGIKAGPGDILLDARYGLGLSNLLDDPIAGTDNELQNRVFAFTVGYAIPLGGR; this is translated from the coding sequence ATGAAAAAAATAGTATTATTAACAGCCCTGGTATTCACACTGGGCTTTGCAGCAAATGCACAATCATATATTATTCCCAAAGGAGGGGTAGTATTTTCTAATTACAAAAACACCGGATCTGGCATAGAGGGCCGTACTGGTTTTGTAGGAGGTTTAGGGTTAAGCATACCTGTTACATCTGATAATTTCTTTACCATTCAGCCCGAGTTACTCTATATTCAGAAGGGCGCCAAGTTTGCTACCAATCTGGCTACAACCAGAGTAGGCGATACATATATCAATTACTTTGAACTACCTGTGCTCGCTAAAATTAACTTTGGCGGAGAATCCTTTAAATTATATGTGAACGGAGGTCCGTCTGTATCTTATGCGCTGTTTGGAAAAACCAATAACACAGATATTGAATTCGGCGATGGTGCAGATGTTTCCTTTAATAACCGAATTGACCTGGGGTTACAGTTTGGTGGAGGAATAGGAATCAAAGCCGGCCCAGGTGATATTTTACTGGATGCCCGGTATGGACTTGGCCTTTCTAATCTATTGGATGATCCTATTGCCGGAACAGATAATGAACTTCAAAACCGGGTATTTGCCTTCACAGTTGGATATGCTATTCCACTTGGCGGAAGATAA
- a CDS encoding porin family protein, which yields MKKSISSLVISLFFCFTSYAQISFITKAGVTFSDINFDKKQPEQQYKMGLVAGAGFNLPVIKDFFSIQPELLYIQKGYISELNLQAIDNDDPILISGKYQDRIHLNYLELPVLAKISFGGEIIRAYVNAGPSLGYCIKGVRKIEGEERKTESDIKFGHDQYFDNRFDFGAQFGGGIGLQAGPGVLLLDVRYGLGFSNLYKTGNTVSQEEAQSKHQVFALTMGYAIPLGKK from the coding sequence GTGAAAAAATCCATATCCTCCCTTGTCATTAGCCTCTTTTTTTGTTTTACTTCCTACGCACAGATATCCTTTATCACAAAGGCTGGTGTAACATTTTCCGACATTAACTTTGATAAAAAGCAGCCGGAACAGCAATATAAAATGGGTCTGGTAGCTGGAGCCGGCTTTAATTTGCCAGTTATTAAAGATTTCTTTTCAATACAGCCAGAGTTGTTGTACATACAAAAAGGATATATATCTGAGTTGAATCTTCAGGCCATAGACAACGATGATCCTATTTTAATTTCAGGTAAATACCAGGACCGTATTCATTTAAACTATCTGGAACTACCTGTGCTTGCTAAAATATCCTTTGGCGGCGAAATTATCAGAGCATATGTTAATGCAGGTCCTTCCCTGGGATATTGTATTAAGGGCGTAAGAAAGATTGAGGGAGAAGAAAGAAAAACGGAGTCAGATATTAAGTTTGGCCATGATCAGTATTTTGACAACCGGTTTGACTTTGGTGCCCAGTTTGGCGGAGGAATAGGTTTGCAGGCAGGGCCAGGAGTTTTGTTGCTGGATGTGCGTTATGGCCTGGGGTTTTCAAACTTATATAAAACCGGAAATACTGTAAGCCAAGAAGAAGCTCAATCCAAGCACCAGGTATTTGCTCTTACTATGGGATATGCTATTCCACTGGGCAAAAAATAA